In Streptomyces sp. NBC_00704, a genomic segment contains:
- a CDS encoding ATP/GTP-binding protein gives MSPRRNRPKGESSSGRSAEDDGAGRYGGWQSAEAWQGERWSVRHVAGSSAQGKAYRCPGCDQLIPDGVPHVVAWPEHAGVDDRRHWHKACWNARDRRTPGVQRSRNAPRF, from the coding sequence GTGTCCCCGCGCCGCAACCGACCCAAGGGTGAGAGCTCGTCCGGCCGGAGCGCCGAGGACGACGGCGCGGGCCGTTACGGCGGCTGGCAGTCGGCGGAGGCCTGGCAGGGCGAGCGGTGGAGCGTGCGCCACGTGGCGGGTTCGAGCGCGCAGGGCAAGGCCTACCGATGCCCCGGCTGCGACCAGCTCATCCCCGACGGCGTCCCGCACGTCGTCGCCTGGCCCGAGCACGCGGGCGTGGACGACCGCCGGCACTGGCACAAGGCGTGCTGGAACGCACGGGACCGCCGCACCCCGGGGGTGCAGCGGTCCCGTAACGCACCGAGGTTCTAG
- a CDS encoding ABC transporter permease subunit — protein sequence MSTPQHQPPQAAPAWQAPGPSYAQAGPGYTSPIPVVRTHLGHAVASEWTKIRSVRSTMWTLGVFVLLVVGVGLLAGAVVAASASESDLSDETALPFGFFGLLLGSMCVITLGVLTTASEYGTGMIRTTMVACPSRGRVLAAKAVVFFAVAFVVTLLSSGLVALVHVGMLGDARQPTGGEWLKATVGVSLYVALLGLLSLAVGSIIRHSAGAITIMIGLLLAPLVIAIFMFSSSLEDLRQALFEYSIPNQMSVFYATSLSESGPSGWDPLWIALGVTAAALGAAFALLEKRDV from the coding sequence ATGAGCACCCCGCAGCACCAGCCGCCGCAGGCCGCGCCCGCCTGGCAGGCGCCCGGCCCCTCGTACGCCCAGGCCGGCCCCGGCTACACCTCGCCGATCCCCGTCGTGCGCACCCACCTCGGGCACGCCGTCGCCTCGGAGTGGACCAAGATCCGGTCGGTGCGGTCCACGATGTGGACGCTGGGCGTGTTCGTGCTGCTCGTCGTCGGCGTCGGCCTGCTGGCCGGCGCGGTGGTCGCCGCGAGCGCCTCGGAGAGCGACCTCTCGGACGAGACCGCCCTGCCGTTCGGGTTCTTCGGGCTCCTCCTGGGCAGCATGTGCGTCATCACGCTGGGCGTGCTGACCACGGCCTCGGAGTACGGCACCGGCATGATCCGCACGACCATGGTGGCCTGCCCGTCGCGCGGGCGGGTCCTCGCGGCGAAGGCCGTCGTGTTCTTCGCCGTCGCCTTCGTGGTGACGCTCCTGTCGTCCGGCCTCGTCGCCCTGGTGCACGTGGGCATGCTGGGCGACGCCCGGCAGCCGACGGGCGGGGAGTGGCTGAAGGCGACGGTCGGCGTGTCCCTGTACGTCGCGCTGCTCGGCCTGCTCTCGCTGGCCGTCGGTTCGATCATCCGGCACTCCGCGGGCGCGATCACCATCATGATCGGCCTCCTGCTGGCCCCGCTGGTCATCGCGATCTTCATGTTCTCGTCCTCGCTGGAGGACCTGCGCCAGGCCCTGTTCGAGTACTCGATCCCGAACCAGATGAGCGTCTTCTACGCGACCTCGCTCAGCGAGAGCGGACCGAGCGGCTGGGACCCGCTGTGGATCGCGCTGGGCGTGACCGCCGCCGCGCTCGGCGCCGCCTTCGCCCTGCTGGAGAAGCGGGACGTCTGA
- a CDS encoding acetyl-CoA C-acetyltransferase: MTDSTGSNGTTSVIVAGARTPMGRLLGSLKSFSGADLGGFAIKAALDRAGIGGDQVQYVIMGQVLQAGAGQIPARQAAVKAGIPMNVPALTVNKVCLSGLDAIALADQLIRAGEFDIVVAGGQESMTNAPHLLPKSREGFKYGAIEMLDAMAYDGLTDAFENIAMGESTEKHNTRLGIARPEQDEIAALSHQRAAAAQKNGVFEAEITPVEIPQRKGEPVVFSKDEGIRADTTAESLGKLRPAFAKDGTITAGTSSQISDGAAAVVVMSKAKAQELGLQWIAEIGAHGNVAGPDNSLQSQPSNAILHALKKEGLEVADLDLIEINEAFAAVAVQSMKDLGVSTEKVNVNGGAIALGHPIGMSGARLVLHLALELKRRGGGVGAAALCGGGGQGDALIVRVAKA; the protein is encoded by the coding sequence ATGACTGACTCGACTGGCTCCAACGGCACGACCTCGGTGATCGTCGCGGGCGCGCGTACGCCCATGGGACGGCTGCTGGGCTCCCTCAAGTCCTTCTCCGGAGCCGACCTCGGCGGCTTCGCGATCAAGGCCGCCCTCGACCGTGCGGGCATCGGCGGCGACCAGGTGCAGTACGTGATCATGGGCCAGGTGCTCCAGGCCGGCGCGGGCCAGATCCCGGCCCGCCAGGCCGCCGTCAAGGCCGGCATCCCGATGAACGTCCCGGCGCTCACCGTCAACAAGGTGTGCCTGTCGGGCCTCGACGCGATCGCGCTCGCCGACCAGCTGATCCGCGCGGGCGAGTTCGACATCGTGGTGGCGGGCGGCCAGGAGTCCATGACCAACGCCCCCCACCTGCTGCCCAAGTCCCGCGAGGGCTTCAAGTACGGCGCCATCGAGATGCTCGACGCGATGGCGTACGACGGTCTCACCGACGCCTTCGAGAACATCGCGATGGGCGAGTCCACCGAGAAGCACAACACCCGCCTGGGCATCGCGCGCCCCGAGCAGGACGAGATCGCCGCGCTGAGCCATCAGAGGGCCGCCGCCGCGCAGAAGAACGGCGTCTTCGAGGCCGAGATCACCCCGGTCGAGATCCCGCAGCGCAAGGGCGAGCCGGTCGTCTTCAGCAAGGACGAGGGCATCCGCGCCGACACCACCGCCGAGTCCCTCGGCAAGCTCCGCCCGGCGTTCGCCAAGGACGGCACGATCACCGCGGGCACGTCCTCGCAGATCTCCGACGGCGCGGCGGCCGTGGTCGTGATGAGCAAGGCCAAGGCGCAGGAGCTGGGCCTGCAGTGGATCGCCGAGATCGGCGCCCACGGCAACGTGGCCGGTCCGGACAACTCGTTGCAGTCCCAGCCGTCCAACGCCATCCTCCACGCGCTGAAGAAGGAGGGCCTGGAGGTCGCCGACCTCGACCTGATCGAGATCAACGAGGCCTTCGCCGCCGTCGCCGTCCAGTCAATGAAGGACCTCGGCGTGTCCACGGAAAAGGTGAACGTGAACGGCGGCGCCATCGCCCTGGGCCACCCGATCGGCATGTCCGGCGCCCGGCTCGTCCTGCACCTGGCGCTGGAGCTCAAGCGCCGGGGCGGCGGCGTCGGCGCGGCCGCGCTGTGCGGCGGCGGCGGCCAGGGCGACGCCCTGATCGTCCGGGTGGCCAAGGCCTGA
- a CDS encoding ABC transporter ATP-binding protein, with protein MIELEGLTKRYGEKVAVNDLTCTVRPGIVTGFLGPNGAGKSTTMRMMLGLDRPTAGDVRIDGQHYDRLKDPLKYIGALLDAKAMHGGRSAFNHLLCLAQSNGIPRGRVHEVLDTVGLTAVAGKKAKGFSLGMGQRLGIAGALLGDPRILMFDEPVNGLDPEGIHWIRNLMKTLAAQGRTVFVSSHLMSEMALTADHLVVIGQGRLLADTSMADFIAQNSRSYVRVRTPERERLLDVLHAAGTTVVQAGDGALEVDDGKPEHIGELAARHRVVLHELSPQRASLEEAFMQLTAESVEYHAHSDAPPQKRWGDDGTRS; from the coding sequence ATGATCGAGCTCGAGGGCCTGACGAAGCGGTACGGCGAGAAGGTGGCGGTGAACGATCTGACGTGCACCGTCAGACCGGGCATCGTCACGGGCTTCCTCGGGCCCAACGGCGCCGGCAAGTCCACGACCATGCGGATGATGCTGGGCCTGGACCGGCCGACGGCCGGGGACGTGCGGATCGACGGGCAGCACTACGACCGGCTCAAGGACCCTCTGAAGTACATCGGCGCCCTGCTGGACGCGAAGGCCATGCACGGCGGGCGCAGCGCGTTCAACCATCTGCTGTGTCTGGCGCAGAGCAACGGCATCCCCCGCGGCCGGGTGCACGAGGTGCTGGACACCGTCGGTCTGACGGCGGTGGCGGGGAAGAAGGCGAAGGGGTTCTCGCTGGGCATGGGCCAGCGGCTGGGCATCGCGGGGGCGCTGCTCGGCGACCCGCGGATCCTGATGTTCGACGAGCCGGTCAACGGGCTCGACCCCGAGGGCATCCACTGGATCCGCAACCTGATGAAGACGCTGGCCGCGCAGGGGCGGACGGTGTTCGTCTCCTCGCATCTGATGAGCGAGATGGCGCTGACGGCGGACCATCTGGTGGTCATCGGGCAGGGCCGGCTGCTCGCCGACACCTCGATGGCCGACTTCATCGCGCAGAACTCGCGGTCGTACGTGCGGGTGCGCACCCCCGAGCGCGAGCGGCTGCTCGACGTGCTGCACGCGGCCGGGACCACCGTCGTGCAGGCCGGCGACGGGGCGCTGGAGGTGGACGACGGCAAGCCCGAGCACATCGGGGAGCTGGCCGCGCGCCACCGGGTGGTGCTGCACGAGCTGAGTCCCCAGCGGGCCTCGCTGGAGGAGGCGTTCATGCAGCTGACCGCCGAGTCGGTGGAGTACCACGCGCATTCGGACGCGCCGCCGCAGAAGCGGTGGGGCGACGACGGGACGAGGAGCTGA
- the mce gene encoding methylmalonyl-CoA epimerase — MLTRIDHIGIACHDLDATVEFYRSTYGFEVFHSEVNEEQGVREAMLKINETSDGGASYLQLLEPTREDSAVGKWLAKNGEGVHHIAFGTADVDGDAEDIRSKGVRVLYEEPRRGSMGSRITFLHPKDCHGVLTELVTSAPVESPEH, encoded by the coding sequence ATGCTGACGCGAATCGACCACATCGGGATCGCCTGCCACGACCTCGACGCGACCGTCGAGTTCTACCGTTCCACATACGGCTTCGAGGTGTTCCACTCCGAGGTCAACGAGGAACAGGGCGTGCGCGAGGCCATGCTCAAGATCAACGAGACGTCCGACGGAGGCGCCTCCTACCTGCAACTTCTCGAACCGACGCGCGAGGACTCCGCCGTCGGCAAGTGGCTCGCCAAGAACGGCGAGGGAGTCCACCACATCGCTTTCGGTACGGCGGATGTGGACGGCGACGCCGAGGACATCCGCTCCAAGGGCGTACGCGTTCTGTACGAAGAGCCCCGACGCGGCTCCATGGGGTCACGGATCACCTTCCTGCACCCCAAGGATTGCCACGGAGTACTGACAGAACTGGTCACATCGGCCCCCGTTGAGTCACCTGAGCACTGA
- a CDS encoding cellulose-binding protein yields the protein MSDTSPYGFELVRRGYDRAQVDERISKLVSDRDSALARITALEKRIEELHLETQNAQAQVSDAEPSYAGLGARVEKILRLAEEEAKDLREEARRAAEQHRELAESAAQQVRNDAESFASERKAKAEDEGVRIVEKAKSDASQLRSEAQKDAQSKREEADALFEETRAKAAQAAADFETNLAKRREQSERDLASRQQKAEKRLAEIEHRAEQLRLEAEKLRTDAERRARQTVETAQRQAEDIVADANAKADRIRSESERELAALTNRRDSINAQLTNVREMLATLTGAAVAAAGTPSTDDEPISRGVPAQQSR from the coding sequence ATGAGCGACACTTCCCCCTACGGCTTCGAGCTTGTGCGGCGTGGGTACGACCGCGCTCAGGTGGACGAACGCATCTCGAAGCTCGTCTCCGACCGTGACAGCGCTCTGGCCCGTATCACTGCTCTGGAAAAGCGCATCGAGGAGCTTCACCTCGAGACGCAGAACGCCCAGGCCCAGGTAAGCGACGCGGAGCCGTCGTATGCCGGTCTCGGCGCGCGTGTCGAGAAGATCCTCCGCCTCGCCGAGGAAGAGGCCAAGGATCTGCGCGAGGAGGCCCGTCGCGCGGCCGAGCAGCACCGTGAGCTGGCCGAGTCCGCGGCCCAGCAGGTGCGCAACGACGCGGAGTCGTTCGCCTCGGAGCGCAAGGCGAAGGCCGAGGACGAGGGCGTCCGGATCGTCGAGAAGGCCAAGAGCGACGCGTCGCAGCTGCGTTCCGAGGCGCAGAAGGACGCGCAGTCGAAGCGTGAGGAGGCCGACGCCCTCTTCGAGGAGACCCGCGCGAAGGCCGCACAGGCCGCCGCCGACTTCGAGACCAACCTGGCCAAGCGCCGGGAGCAGTCGGAGCGCGACCTCGCGTCCCGTCAGCAGAAGGCGGAGAAGCGTCTCGCGGAGATCGAGCACCGCGCGGAGCAGCTGCGCCTGGAGGCGGAGAAGCTGCGCACCGACGCCGAGCGCCGCGCGCGTCAGACCGTCGAGACGGCCCAGCGTCAGGCCGAGGACATCGTGGCCGACGCCAACGCCAAGGCGGACCGGATCCGTTCGGAGTCGGAGCGCGAGCTGGCGGCTCTCACCAACCGCCGCGACTCGATCAACGCCCAGCTGACGAACGTCCGCGAGATGCTCGCCACGCTGACCGGCGCCGCGGTGGCCGCGGCCGGCACGCCGTCCACGGACGACGAGCCGATCTCCCGCGGGGTTCCGGCGCAGCAGTCCCGGTAA
- the scy gene encoding polarized growth protein Scy: MRGYESQEREPAADVDHLTRFEAEMKRLKTEREKAIQHAEDLGYQVEVLRAKLHEARRTIMSRPAFDGGDLGYQAEQLLRNAQMQADQLRQDAERELSQVRAQTQRILQEHAEQAARLQAELHQEAVTRRQQLDQELAERRQNVESHVNENVAWAEQLRARSEAQARRLLDESRAEAEQALATARAEAERVAAEARQRLQADAEAARAEAEQLLLRARTDAERLLNAASTQAQEASDHAEQLRTSTVTESDAARRQAGELSRAAEQRMSEAEEALRKAQAEADKVLAEAKAAAEKALAAAEAAKEQRTRTAKEQVARLVSEATKEAETTKADAEQLVADARAEAEKIVAEASEKARTLTAEESATQLSKAAKTAEDVLNKAQEDAQRTTKAAAEEAERIRREAETEADRLRAEAHDIAEQLKGSAKDDTKEYRAKTVELQEEARRLRGEAEQLRADAVAEGEKIRAEARKEAVQQIEEAARSAEELLSKAKADADELRQKATSDSEKVRTEAIERATTLRRQAEEVLERTRAEAERSREEAVELAETITSNAEQAARELREETERGVEARQAEAAEELTRLQTEAQARLASAEQALTEAREEAARIRREAAEETDRLRSEASERIRSLQQQAEAEADRLRTEAASDAAASRAEGEAVAVRLRSEAAAEAERLKSEAQDTADRVRAEAQAAAERLSAEASETLAAAQEEAVRRRREAEELLGSAREEAGQERERAREQSEELLASARKRVEEAQTEAVRLVEEADRRAGEMVSAAEQHAQQVRDSVAGLHEQAQEEITGLRSAAEHAADRTRREAEEEADRVRADAYAERERAAEDASRVRREASEASQAAQELADRTLGEAIAEAERLRSEASAHAQRVRTEVSDAIAQADQDASRTRADARDDANRIRSDAAAQADALINEARSEAERLQSETLAEAERLQSETMAEAERLRSESVAKAEKLIQDASGDAERLRAEAAETVGSAQAHAERMRTEAERVKAEAAAEADRLMSVAREEADSTLDEARKEANKRRSEAAEQVDTLITETAAEADKLLTEAQQQAQKATADAEAQADSMVGAARSEAERLVSEATVEGNSRVEKARTDADELLVGARRDATAIRERAEELRDRITGEIEALHQRARREAAETMRSTGDRCDALIKAAEEQLAKAQAKAKELVSDANSEAGKVRIAAVKKAEGLLKEAEQKKSTLVREAEELKAEAIREARRTVEEGKRELEVLVRRREDINAEISRVQDVLEALESFEAPAGGKDGAVKAGAAIGAPRSGGKSPDG; encoded by the coding sequence GTGCGGGGCTACGAGAGCCAGGAGCGGGAACCGGCGGCTGACGTCGACCACCTGACTCGGTTCGAAGCCGAGATGAAGCGGCTGAAGACCGAGCGGGAAAAGGCGATCCAGCACGCCGAGGACCTCGGCTACCAGGTCGAGGTGCTGCGCGCCAAGTTGCACGAGGCGCGTCGCACCATCATGTCCCGGCCCGCCTTCGACGGCGGCGACCTCGGGTACCAGGCCGAACAGCTGCTGCGCAACGCGCAGATGCAGGCCGACCAGCTGCGCCAGGACGCCGAGCGCGAGCTGAGCCAGGTGCGGGCGCAGACGCAGCGCATCCTCCAGGAGCACGCCGAGCAGGCGGCCCGGCTCCAGGCGGAGCTGCACCAGGAGGCGGTCACCCGCCGCCAGCAGCTCGACCAGGAACTCGCCGAGCGCCGGCAGAACGTCGAGTCGCACGTCAACGAGAACGTGGCCTGGGCCGAACAGCTGCGCGCCCGCAGCGAGGCGCAGGCCCGCCGGCTGCTCGACGAGTCGCGGGCGGAGGCCGAGCAGGCCCTGGCGACGGCCCGCGCGGAGGCCGAACGCGTCGCCGCCGAGGCGCGCCAGCGGCTCCAGGCCGACGCCGAGGCGGCCCGCGCGGAGGCCGAGCAGCTCCTGCTGCGCGCCCGCACGGACGCCGAGCGGCTGCTGAACGCGGCCTCCACGCAGGCCCAGGAGGCCAGCGACCACGCCGAGCAGCTGCGCACCTCCACGGTCACCGAGTCCGACGCCGCCCGCCGCCAGGCCGGTGAGCTGAGCCGCGCCGCCGAGCAGCGCATGTCCGAGGCCGAGGAGGCGCTGCGCAAGGCGCAGGCCGAGGCGGACAAGGTGCTCGCGGAGGCGAAGGCGGCCGCGGAGAAGGCGCTCGCCGCCGCGGAGGCCGCCAAGGAGCAGCGCACCCGCACGGCCAAGGAGCAGGTCGCCCGGCTGGTCAGCGAGGCCACCAAGGAGGCCGAGACCACCAAGGCGGACGCCGAGCAGCTCGTCGCCGACGCGCGCGCCGAGGCCGAGAAGATCGTCGCGGAGGCCTCCGAGAAGGCCCGCACGCTCACCGCCGAGGAGAGCGCCACCCAGCTGTCGAAGGCGGCGAAGACCGCCGAGGACGTCCTCAACAAGGCGCAGGAGGACGCGCAGCGCACCACGAAGGCCGCCGCCGAGGAGGCCGAGCGGATCCGTCGCGAGGCGGAGACCGAGGCCGACCGGCTGCGCGCCGAGGCGCACGACATCGCCGAGCAGCTCAAGGGCTCGGCGAAGGACGACACCAAGGAGTACCGCGCCAAGACGGTCGAGCTTCAGGAGGAGGCCCGCCGGCTGCGCGGCGAGGCCGAGCAGCTGCGCGCCGACGCGGTCGCCGAGGGCGAGAAGATCCGCGCGGAGGCCCGCAAGGAGGCCGTCCAGCAGATCGAGGAGGCAGCCCGCTCCGCGGAGGAGCTGCTGTCCAAGGCGAAGGCCGACGCGGACGAGCTGCGCCAGAAGGCCACCTCGGACAGCGAGAAGGTGCGCACCGAGGCCATCGAGCGCGCCACCACGCTGCGCCGGCAGGCCGAGGAGGTCCTGGAGCGCACCCGCGCGGAGGCCGAGCGCTCCCGCGAGGAGGCGGTGGAGCTCGCCGAGACCATCACCTCGAACGCCGAACAGGCCGCGCGCGAGCTGCGCGAGGAGACCGAGCGGGGGGTCGAGGCCCGGCAGGCGGAGGCCGCCGAGGAGCTGACCCGGCTCCAGACGGAGGCGCAGGCGCGCCTCGCCTCCGCCGAGCAGGCGCTGACGGAGGCCCGTGAGGAGGCCGCGCGGATCCGCCGCGAGGCCGCCGAGGAGACCGACCGGCTGCGCTCGGAGGCCTCCGAGCGGATCCGTTCCCTTCAGCAGCAGGCCGAGGCGGAGGCCGACCGGCTGCGCACCGAGGCCGCGTCCGACGCGGCCGCCTCGCGCGCGGAGGGCGAGGCCGTCGCCGTCCGGCTGCGGTCCGAGGCCGCCGCGGAGGCGGAGCGGCTGAAGTCCGAGGCGCAGGACACCGCCGACCGGGTGCGCGCCGAGGCGCAGGCGGCGGCCGAGCGGTTGTCGGCCGAGGCGTCCGAGACGCTGGCCGCCGCGCAGGAGGAGGCCGTCCGGCGCCGGCGCGAGGCCGAGGAACTTCTCGGTTCCGCCCGCGAGGAGGCCGGCCAGGAGCGCGAGCGGGCCCGCGAGCAGAGCGAGGAGCTGCTGGCCTCGGCGCGCAAGCGCGTCGAGGAGGCGCAGACCGAGGCCGTCCGTCTGGTCGAGGAGGCGGACCGGCGGGCCGGCGAGATGGTGTCGGCGGCCGAGCAGCACGCGCAGCAGGTGCGCGACTCGGTGGCCGGGCTGCACGAGCAGGCGCAGGAGGAGATCACCGGGCTGCGCTCGGCCGCCGAGCACGCGGCGGACCGCACCCGGCGCGAGGCCGAGGAGGAGGCGGACCGGGTCCGCGCCGACGCCTACGCCGAGCGGGAGCGGGCCGCCGAGGACGCGAGCCGGGTCCGGCGCGAGGCGAGCGAGGCGTCGCAGGCCGCGCAGGAACTGGCCGACCGGACCCTCGGCGAGGCGATCGCCGAGGCGGAGCGGCTGCGTTCGGAGGCGTCCGCGCACGCCCAGCGGGTGCGCACCGAGGTCTCGGACGCCATCGCGCAGGCCGACCAGGACGCGTCGCGCACCCGGGCGGACGCCCGCGACGACGCCAACCGCATCCGTTCGGACGCGGCGGCGCAGGCCGACGCCCTCATCAACGAGGCCCGCAGTGAGGCGGAGCGGCTGCAGAGCGAGACCCTCGCGGAGGCCGAGCGGCTCCAGTCCGAGACGATGGCGGAGGCCGAGCGGCTGCGGTCGGAGTCGGTCGCGAAGGCGGAGAAGCTGATCCAGGACGCGTCCGGCGACGCGGAGCGGCTGCGCGCCGAGGCCGCCGAGACCGTGGGGTCCGCGCAGGCGCACGCGGAGCGGATGCGGACCGAGGCCGAGCGCGTCAAGGCGGAGGCCGCGGCGGAGGCCGACCGGTTGATGAGCGTGGCCCGCGAGGAGGCCGACTCGACGCTGGACGAGGCCCGCAAGGAGGCCAACAAGCGGCGCTCCGAGGCGGCCGAGCAGGTCGACACCCTCATCACGGAGACGGCGGCCGAGGCGGACAAGCTGCTCACCGAGGCGCAGCAGCAGGCGCAGAAGGCCACGGCGGACGCGGAGGCGCAGGCCGACTCGATGGTGGGCGCGGCCCGCAGCGAGGCGGAGCGGCTGGTGTCCGAGGCGACCGTCGAGGGCAACTCGCGGGTGGAGAAGGCGCGTACGGACGCCGACGAGCTGCTGGTCGGCGCCCGCCGGGACGCCACGGCGATAAGGGAGCGGGCGGAGGAGCTGCGCGACCGCATCACCGGCGAGATCGAGGCGCTGCACCAGCGGGCCCGCCGCGAGGCCGCCGAGACGATGCGGTCGACCGGCGACCGCTGCGACGCGCTCATCAAGGCGGCCGAGGAGCAGCTCGCCAAGGCGCAGGCGAAGGCGAAGGAGCTGGTGTCGGACGCCAACTCCGAGGCCGGCAAGGTCCGCATCGCCGCGGTGAAGAAGGCCGAGGGGCTGCTCAAGGAGGCCGAGCAGAAGAAGTCGACGCTGGTGCGCGAGGCCGAGGAGCTGAAGGCCGAGGCGATCCGGGAGGCGCGGCGCACGGTCGAGGAGGGCAAGCGGGAGCTGGAGGTCCTGGTGCGCCGGCGCGAGGACATCAACGCCGAGATCTCGCGGGTCCAGGACGTGCTGGAGGCGCTGGAGTCGTTCGAGGCGCCGGCCGGGGGCAAGGACGGTGCGGTGAAGGCGGGCGCGGCCATCGGAGCCCCTCGATCGGGTGGGAAGTCGCCGGACGGCTAG
- a CDS encoding ABC transporter permease — protein sequence MAATQVIRSEWTKIRSVASTVWTLSLSVIVTVALGMLISALSNNDFDDMSRDDRLSFDPTFISFAGMGLGQLAMIVFGVLVVSNEYSTGMIRTSLAAVPQRGAFMFSKIVVAGGLALAVGLVTSFVTFFLGQAMLGSHRAEIGDSGVLRAVIGGGLYMTLIALFSMGVATMLRSPMLSLGILMPFFFLISNILGNVSATKKIGQYLPDQAGSKIMRVVTPIDDDTPYGPWGGFAIMALWVAAALAGGYLLLKRRDA from the coding sequence ATGGCGGCGACCCAGGTCATCCGGTCCGAGTGGACCAAGATCCGGTCGGTGGCGTCCACCGTGTGGACGCTCTCCCTCTCGGTGATCGTCACCGTCGCCCTCGGCATGCTGATCTCGGCGCTGTCGAACAACGACTTCGACGACATGAGCCGCGACGACCGGCTCTCCTTCGACCCGACGTTCATCAGCTTCGCCGGGATGGGCCTCGGCCAGCTCGCGATGATCGTGTTCGGGGTGCTGGTCGTGTCGAACGAGTACAGCACGGGCATGATCCGCACCTCCCTGGCCGCGGTGCCGCAGCGCGGGGCGTTCATGTTCAGCAAGATCGTGGTGGCGGGCGGACTGGCGCTGGCGGTCGGCCTCGTCACCAGCTTCGTCACGTTCTTCCTCGGGCAGGCCATGCTCGGCTCGCACCGGGCGGAGATCGGTGACAGCGGGGTGCTGCGCGCGGTGATCGGCGGCGGCCTGTACATGACGCTGATCGCCCTGTTCTCGATGGGTGTGGCGACGATGCTGCGCTCGCCGATGCTCTCGCTCGGCATCCTGATGCCGTTCTTCTTCCTGATCTCCAACATCCTCGGCAACGTCTCCGCGACGAAGAAGATCGGCCAGTACCTGCCCGACCAGGCCGGCAGCAAGATCATGCGGGTGGTGACGCCGATCGACGACGACACCCCGTACGGGCCGTGGGGCGGCTTCGCCATCATGGCCCTGTGGGTGGCGGCCGCGCTGGCGGGCGGCTACCTGCTTCTCAAGCGGCGCGACGCCTGA
- a CDS encoding ABC transporter ATP-binding protein: MIEAVGLTKRYGDKTAVHNLSFQVRPGAVTGFLGPNGSGKSTTMRMILGLDNPTAGTVTIGGYPYRKLPNAARQVGALLDAKAVHGGRHARNHLLCLAQLSGIPARRVDEVLGVVGLQDVARKRSKGFSLGMGQRLGIAAALLGDPQVLLFDEPVNGLDPEGILWVRNLMRSLAAEGRTVFVSSHLMSEMALTADHLIVIGRGQLLSDMSVTDFISANSADFARVRTPHTDPPLREKLASALTEAGGHVLPEPDGALRVTGLPLPRISDIAHDTDVRLWELSPHQASLEEAYMRMTQGAVDYRSTIDQKAGLQQQLPPGVQPPVPMPVPGQGQPGWYAPPPPQQGYAPPQPAQTPPAASYGAYGAQGAPGAAPGPGGANPYAAAAQPPAQAPAEPAAAPAPAPAQPSAATPASDSSPAPDAAPTKSEDAR; the protein is encoded by the coding sequence ATGATCGAAGCAGTCGGCCTGACCAAGCGCTACGGCGACAAGACCGCTGTTCACAACCTTTCCTTCCAGGTACGGCCCGGCGCGGTGACGGGCTTCCTCGGTCCGAACGGCTCGGGCAAGTCGACGACCATGCGGATGATCCTCGGCCTGGACAATCCGACGGCGGGCACGGTGACGATCGGCGGCTACCCGTACCGCAAGCTGCCGAACGCGGCCCGGCAGGTGGGCGCGCTGCTCGACGCCAAGGCGGTGCACGGCGGCCGGCACGCCCGCAACCACCTGCTGTGCCTGGCCCAGCTGTCCGGCATCCCGGCCCGCCGGGTCGACGAGGTGCTCGGCGTCGTCGGCCTCCAGGACGTGGCCAGAAAGCGCTCCAAGGGTTTCTCCCTGGGCATGGGCCAGCGGCTCGGGATCGCGGCCGCGCTGCTCGGCGACCCGCAGGTGCTGCTCTTCGACGAGCCGGTCAACGGCCTCGACCCCGAGGGCATCCTCTGGGTGCGCAACCTGATGAGGTCGCTGGCCGCCGAGGGCCGCACGGTGTTCGTCTCCTCGCACCTGATGAGCGAGATGGCCCTGACCGCGGACCACCTGATCGTCATCGGGCGCGGGCAGCTGCTGTCCGACATGAGCGTGACGGACTTCATCTCGGCCAACTCCGCCGACTTCGCCCGGGTGCGCACCCCGCACACCGACCCGCCGCTGCGCGAGAAGCTGGCGTCGGCGCTGACCGAGGCGGGCGGCCATGTGCTGCCCGAGCCGGACGGAGCGCTGCGGGTGACGGGTCTGCCGCTGCCCCGCATCAGCGACATCGCCCACGACACCGACGTCCGGCTGTGGGAGCTGTCGCCGCACCAGGCCTCGCTGGAGGAGGCGTACATGCGGATGACGCAGGGCGCCGTCGACTACCGCTCGACCATCGACCAGAAGGCCGGGCTCCAGCAGCAGTTGCCGCCCGGCGTCCAGCCGCCGGTGCCGATGCCCGTGCCGGGCCAGGGCCAGCCGGGCTGGTACGCCCCGCCGCCCCCGCAGCAGGGCTACGCGCCCCCGCAGCCCGCGCAGACGCCTCCGGCGGCCTCCTACGGGGCGTACGGCGCCCAAGGCGCGCCCGGGGCGGCTCCCGGGCCCGGTGGGGCCAACCCGTACGCGGCGGCCGCCCAGCCGCCCGCCCAGGCCCCGGCGGAGCCGGCCGCGGCGCCGGCCCCCGCCCCGGCGCAGCCCTCCGCCGCCACTCCGGCCTCTGATTCCTCCCCCGCCCCCGACGCAGCCCCGACCAAGTCCGAGGACGCCCGATGA